The sequence CCCCTGCCGGAAAGGGCAGGTCTCGGCTTGGCCATCGATCTGCTTCGTCGACCGAGAGCTCTTGCCTGCGGTACCGAAGCGCTCCGTTCGGCGCTCACGGCGCGTTTTGATCAGGAAACTCTGGGCGAACTATTTCAGCGCCGCGGGATAGCCGTGGCGATCGCCGCCGTAGAACTCGGGCACCACCGAAGTTGGGTTTTCAAGACGCCGCATCTGCCAAATACTAATCACCGAGACGATAAATATCGGCTTGTCGACGTATGCCTCGCGACGACGGCGGCACCTGTCTACCGTTCCTTGGCGGCGATTGATCATCCTGGCGGACTGCAGGGCAGTTCTGGCCGGGATGTCTTCGCGGATGGCGGGCTCTGGGCCAACAATCCGGTCCTGGTCGGGTTGGTCGATGCACTCGAAATGACGGATAGCGACCGTGCCGTGGAAATTTTTTGCCTGGGAACTTGTCCTCGACCAGCCGGCGAGCCAGCTGATCGCATTGATCTTAATCGCGGACTTGCGCAATGGAAATTCGGTGGAGATGCTGCGTCCCTCGCGATCGACGCGCAGGAATTCGCGTACGACCACATCGCTCGGTTGCTCGCGAAGCATCTCAACCGAAAGTGCGACATTGTTCGCTTCCCTCGCGAGCAAATTCCTGCAGCGCTGATGGAGTTCCTTGGTTTGGATGACACGCGCCCGGAAGCCGTTGCTGCCCTGATAAACCAAGCACGCACCGACGCCAACATGGCCAACAGCCATTGTGGCGACCTCGCGAATCCGCAAGGCCAGCTCATGGCGCGGTTGTTTATGGAAGCACCGCCGCGACCGCCGTGATCCAGTTTTTTATCGTTTGGATGGTGTCACCAGTTCGGATTGCGAGTAGGTGTAGTTGGGTGATCGTGAGAATCATGGTCGGC comes from Candidatus Binatus sp. and encodes:
- a CDS encoding patatin-like phospholipase family protein, whose protein sequence is MRENKRPLRVLSLDGGGMRGTYAATYLDRLASGFALRRGIAGIDIGAAFDLIVGTSTGGIIGCALAAGLQLNEVIELYRKHGRAIFRRPLPERAGLGLAIDLLRRPRALACGTEALRSALTARFDQETLGELFQRRGIAVAIAAVELGHHRSWVFKTPHLPNTNHRDDKYRLVDVCLATTAAPVYRSLAAIDHPGGLQGSSGRDVFADGGLWANNPVLVGLVDALEMTDSDRAVEIFCLGTCPRPAGEPADRIDLNRGLAQWKFGGDAASLAIDAQEFAYDHIARLLAKHLNRKCDIVRFPREQIPAALMEFLGLDDTRPEAVAALINQARTDANMANSHCGDLANPQGQLMARLFMEAPPRPP